A stretch of the Snodgrassella alvi genome encodes the following:
- a CDS encoding HlyD family secretion protein → MKTRRLLFVLVVLVLVGVAVWINIRSHVSLPDGFAGGNGRMELKRLDVATLYSGRVIEMKVDEGDVVAKNQVLAELSSDQTSSKLAAARADKQRALENVSKAEAEIAAQQQAHKVAQMDLDNARQLKSDELVSAPELRRRLAERDAAIAKVKSAQAARAEALAAVKQAQAQIDATFSANNDMLIRAPKAGRVEYRIAEAGNVLGEGNKVVSLLDPTDVTLSVYLPTDTIGKLKLGDEARIVLDGMDAVWPAKVDFIDSNAQFTPKFVETLNERQKLMYKVKLKIPAQVALRYSGLLKGGLTGNGYIRFDNNKAWPQQWQVKLPNLKPAAKGA, encoded by the coding sequence ATGAAAACAAGAAGGCTGTTGTTTGTGTTGGTGGTATTGGTTCTGGTAGGTGTGGCGGTTTGGATAAATATTCGCAGTCATGTGTCTTTACCGGATGGTTTTGCAGGCGGAAACGGACGCATGGAGTTAAAACGGCTGGATGTGGCGACACTTTATTCTGGACGAGTAATTGAAATGAAGGTGGATGAGGGGGATGTGGTAGCCAAAAATCAGGTTTTGGCTGAACTGTCATCTGATCAGACCAGTAGTAAGCTGGCGGCCGCGCGCGCAGATAAGCAACGTGCGCTGGAAAATGTATCTAAGGCTGAGGCGGAAATTGCTGCCCAGCAACAAGCTCATAAAGTGGCGCAGATGGATCTGGACAATGCGCGCCAGCTTAAATCGGATGAATTGGTGTCTGCACCTGAATTACGCCGACGTCTGGCGGAACGAGATGCGGCAATTGCCAAGGTAAAATCAGCGCAGGCAGCACGTGCTGAGGCGCTTGCGGCAGTGAAACAGGCACAAGCACAGATTGATGCGACATTTTCTGCTAATAACGATATGCTGATTCGGGCACCGAAAGCAGGTCGAGTGGAGTACCGGATTGCTGAAGCGGGCAATGTGCTGGGTGAGGGGAATAAGGTTGTTTCTTTGCTTGACCCGACTGATGTAACTTTGTCGGTATATTTGCCTACCGATACGATTGGTAAGCTGAAACTCGGTGATGAGGCAAGGATTGTGCTGGATGGAATGGATGCAGTATGGCCAGCTAAAGTGGATTTTATTGATTCTAATGCGCAGTTTACGCCGAAATTTGTGGAAACGCTGAATGAGCGGCAGAAGCTGATGTATAAGGTAAAACTGAAAATTCCGGCACAGGTGGCGTTGCGGTACAGCGGTTTGCTCAAGGGCGGATTAACGGGTAATGGCTATATCCGTTTTGATAACAATAAAGCTTGGCCGCAGCAATGGCAGGTTAAATTACCTAATTTAAAACCAGCAGCCAAGGGTGCCTGA
- the guaA gene encoding glutamine-hydrolyzing GMP synthase, with the protein MNQDKILILDFGSQVTQLIARRVREAHVYCELHSFDMPIADIKAFAPKGIILSGGPNSVYESDYQANPEILNLGIPILGICYGMQWLAHTMGGEVSGGDQREFGYAQVHTEDSQFTNGIFDNQPNTLDVWMSHGDKVSKLPVGFKSIGHTPSCPYAIIENPQKHFYGVQFHPEVTHTKQGRELINRFVLDICQAKPSWTMPNYIEEAVSKIREQVGTDEVILGLSGGVDSSVAAALIHRAIGDQLTCVFVDHGLLRYKEAQMVMDMFGKNLGVNVIHVDASADFLSKLSGETDPERKRKIIGAEFVEVFQREAGKRQNAKWLAQGTIYPDVIESAGAKTKKAHAIKSHHNVGGLPETLNLQLLEPLRDLFKDEVRELGVALGLPRDMVYRHPFPGPGLGVRILGEVKREYADLLRRADHIFIEELRNTCDEDGVSWYDKTSQAFAVFLPVKSVGVMGDGRTYEYVVALRAVITSDFMTAHWAHLPYDLLGRVSNRIINEVRGINRVVYDVSGKPPATIEWE; encoded by the coding sequence ATGAATCAGGATAAAATCTTAATTCTCGATTTTGGTTCACAAGTAACCCAGCTCATCGCCCGGCGCGTACGTGAAGCTCATGTTTATTGTGAATTACATTCATTTGATATGCCCATTGCCGATATCAAGGCATTTGCCCCTAAAGGCATTATCCTGTCCGGTGGCCCCAATTCAGTCTACGAATCAGACTATCAGGCCAATCCGGAAATTCTGAATCTCGGCATTCCCATTCTCGGCATTTGCTACGGCATGCAATGGCTGGCGCATACCATGGGCGGAGAAGTAAGCGGTGGCGACCAGCGCGAATTCGGCTATGCTCAGGTGCACACAGAAGACAGCCAATTCACCAATGGCATTTTTGACAACCAGCCCAACACACTGGATGTGTGGATGAGCCATGGTGACAAAGTCAGCAAACTGCCGGTAGGCTTTAAAAGCATTGGCCACACCCCGAGCTGCCCCTATGCCATTATTGAAAACCCGCAAAAACACTTTTACGGCGTACAGTTTCACCCAGAAGTAACCCACACCAAACAAGGGCGTGAATTAATCAATCGCTTCGTACTGGATATTTGTCAGGCCAAACCAAGCTGGACAATGCCAAACTACATTGAAGAAGCAGTCAGCAAGATTCGTGAACAAGTAGGTACCGATGAAGTCATTCTGGGGCTTTCTGGTGGGGTTGATTCATCTGTAGCCGCAGCACTGATTCACCGCGCCATCGGAGACCAGCTAACCTGCGTATTTGTAGATCATGGCTTACTGCGCTATAAAGAAGCTCAGATGGTCATGGATATGTTTGGAAAAAATCTTGGCGTAAACGTTATTCACGTAGACGCTTCTGCAGATTTTCTATCTAAATTATCAGGTGAAACCGACCCAGAACGCAAACGTAAAATCATCGGTGCCGAATTTGTCGAAGTCTTCCAGCGCGAAGCCGGCAAACGTCAGAATGCCAAATGGCTGGCTCAAGGCACAATTTATCCAGATGTAATTGAAAGTGCCGGAGCCAAAACAAAAAAAGCACATGCCATTAAAAGCCATCACAACGTGGGTGGACTACCAGAAACCCTCAACCTGCAACTACTCGAGCCACTGCGAGACCTTTTCAAAGACGAAGTACGCGAATTGGGCGTAGCTTTAGGTTTACCACGCGACATGGTATACCGTCACCCCTTCCCTGGTCCCGGCTTAGGCGTGCGAATTCTAGGAGAAGTAAAACGCGAATATGCTGATTTACTGCGCCGTGCCGACCATATCTTTATCGAAGAATTACGCAACACCTGTGATGAAGACGGCGTATCTTGGTACGACAAAACCAGTCAGGCATTTGCCGTTTTCCTGCCAGTAAAATCCGTAGGCGTCATGGGCGATGGCCGCACCTACGAATATGTAGTTGCTTTACGAGCTGTGATTACCAGCGATTTCATGACCGCTCACTGGGCACATTTACCCTACGATTTACTGGGTCGCGTATCCAATCGCATCATCAACGAAGTGCGCGGCATCAACCGCGTAGTGTACGATGTCAGTGGCAAACCACCTGCTACTATTGAATGGGAATAA
- the smpB gene encoding SsrA-binding protein SmpB, translated as MSIINNKKAFHDYFIEEQIEAGIVLEGWEVKAIRAGRVQIKESYIQWKKGAFYLVGSHITALPTASNHVKPDPVRQRKLLLKQSEINKLIGKVERSGYTLVPVNMHYSHGYVKIDMGLAKGKKQHDKRQSSKEKDWNREKQRLMKQAR; from the coding sequence ATGAGCATAATCAATAACAAAAAAGCCTTTCACGATTACTTTATCGAAGAGCAAATAGAAGCCGGTATCGTCCTCGAAGGCTGGGAAGTCAAAGCCATCCGTGCCGGCCGCGTGCAAATCAAAGAAAGCTATATTCAATGGAAAAAAGGTGCATTCTATCTGGTCGGCAGCCACATCACCGCATTACCCACAGCGTCCAATCACGTTAAACCTGATCCAGTACGGCAGCGTAAACTACTGCTTAAACAATCAGAAATCAACAAATTGATTGGTAAAGTAGAACGCAGCGGCTATACCCTTGTTCCCGTAAACATGCATTACAGCCATGGCTATGTCAAAATCGATATGGGTTTAGCCAAAGGTAAAAAACAGCACGACAAACGCCAGAGTAGCAAAGAAAAAGACTGGAACCGCGAAAAACAGCGGCTCATGAAACAGGCTCGCTGA
- the ilvN gene encoding acetolactate synthase small subunit — MRHILSILMENQSGAMSRIVGLFSARAYNIDSLSVSPTEDRTLSRMTIVTSGSDNVMEQITKQLNKLIEVIKVIDLNDSQYVERELMLVKLRATGKDRDEILRLADIFRGHIIDVTDKTYTVEITGTSNKLDAFLDTVGKTLILETVRTGAAGIGRGERMLRI, encoded by the coding sequence ATGAGACACATCTTATCTATTCTGATGGAAAATCAATCTGGTGCGATGAGCCGTATAGTCGGCCTATTTTCAGCCCGTGCCTACAACATCGATTCCTTATCTGTTTCCCCCACAGAAGATAGAACCTTATCACGCATGACCATCGTTACCAGTGGCAGCGACAATGTCATGGAGCAAATAACCAAACAGCTCAACAAACTGATTGAGGTTATCAAAGTAATCGATTTAAACGACAGCCAGTATGTCGAACGTGAACTCATGCTGGTCAAACTACGTGCCACCGGCAAAGACCGCGATGAAATCCTGCGCCTAGCTGATATTTTCCGCGGCCACATCATCGACGTGACCGACAAAACCTATACTGTAGAAATCACCGGTACCAGCAACAAGCTCGATGCCTTTCTAGACACTGTAGGCAAAACACTGATTCTAGAAACCGTCCGTACCGGAGCTGCCGGCATTGGCCGCGGTGAACGCATGCTACGCATTTAA
- the ilvB gene encoding biosynthetic-type acetolactate synthase large subunit, translating to MQLSGAQILVQSLKAENVEYVFGYPGGAVLEIYDAIFQLKKFRHILVRHEQAAVHAADAYSRASNGEKIGVALVTSGPGATNAITGIATANSDSVPLVVISGQVGTPAIGSDAFQEVDTIGISRPCVKHNFLVTHIGELAETIKKAFQIARTGRPGVVVIDVPKDVTQAMAKFSYPQEDINIRSYQPVTHGHTGQIKKAAQVLAAAKRPIVLFGGGVVLGNASNVLTDFIQSTGTPCVATLMGLGAFPSTNRQFLGMVGMHGSYEGNLALQNADVVLAVGARFDDRVISVPDKFTDDGKKIIHIDIDPSSIAKRVKVDVPIVGDVKNVLTDLLALWQKQNLAFSNNALEKWWKSIENWRSHNSLWFESADEYIKPQQVIQTLAKITGNNALITSDVGQHQMFTAQYYPFQRPRQWLNSGGLGTMGVGLPYAMGAKLARPEEDVFCITGEGSIQMNIQELSTCYQYRLPIKVINLNNGFLGMVRQWQELYYENRYSETYMDSLPDFVKLAEAYGHVGIRVEKPADIEGALKEAIALKDRLVFMDFITDRTQNVYPMVGNGKGLDEMVLPPHMDKIKATAANEREQNSRSAS from the coding sequence ATGCAACTTTCAGGTGCACAAATACTCGTGCAGAGTCTCAAAGCCGAGAATGTAGAATATGTTTTCGGATATCCCGGCGGAGCAGTTCTCGAAATATACGACGCCATCTTTCAATTAAAAAAATTTCGCCATATCCTTGTCAGACACGAACAGGCTGCCGTACATGCAGCTGATGCTTACTCACGTGCCAGCAACGGTGAAAAAATAGGCGTCGCACTGGTTACTTCCGGCCCAGGAGCCACCAATGCTATCACCGGTATCGCCACCGCCAATTCCGACTCTGTCCCACTCGTGGTCATTTCCGGTCAGGTAGGCACACCGGCTATTGGTTCCGATGCTTTTCAGGAAGTAGACACCATCGGCATCTCCCGCCCCTGTGTCAAACATAACTTTTTAGTTACCCATATTGGCGAACTAGCTGAAACCATTAAAAAAGCCTTTCAGATTGCCCGCACAGGCCGCCCAGGCGTAGTCGTGATTGATGTGCCCAAAGATGTAACACAGGCAATGGCCAAATTCAGCTATCCACAAGAAGACATCAACATCCGCTCCTATCAGCCCGTAACCCATGGGCACACTGGCCAGATTAAAAAAGCTGCACAAGTACTGGCCGCAGCCAAACGCCCAATAGTACTGTTCGGCGGTGGCGTAGTATTAGGCAATGCCAGCAACGTACTCACTGATTTCATTCAGTCTACCGGTACCCCCTGTGTTGCCACCTTGATGGGGCTGGGTGCATTTCCCAGTACCAACCGCCAGTTTCTCGGTATGGTAGGTATGCATGGCAGCTATGAAGGCAATTTAGCATTACAAAACGCCGATGTTGTACTAGCCGTTGGGGCACGCTTTGACGACCGCGTTATCTCCGTACCGGACAAATTCACCGATGATGGCAAAAAAATTATCCACATCGATATCGACCCCTCCAGCATCGCCAAACGCGTAAAAGTAGATGTACCGATTGTTGGCGATGTTAAAAACGTATTAACAGATTTGCTAGCACTGTGGCAGAAACAAAATCTGGCATTCAGCAACAACGCTCTGGAAAAATGGTGGAAATCCATTGAAAACTGGCGCAGTCACAACAGCCTGTGGTTTGAAAGCGCAGATGAATACATCAAACCACAGCAAGTCATCCAGACACTAGCCAAAATCACAGGTAACAACGCCCTCATTACCTCCGACGTTGGCCAGCATCAGATGTTTACTGCACAGTACTATCCGTTTCAACGTCCCCGTCAATGGCTCAATTCAGGCGGACTAGGTACCATGGGTGTAGGACTGCCTTATGCCATGGGTGCCAAACTGGCGCGGCCGGAAGAAGATGTATTCTGCATTACTGGTGAAGGTTCCATACAAATGAATATTCAAGAACTTTCCACCTGCTACCAATACCGTCTGCCCATTAAGGTCATCAACCTCAACAATGGCTTTCTCGGCATGGTGCGCCAGTGGCAGGAGCTCTACTACGAAAACCGTTACTCCGAAACCTACATGGATTCACTGCCAGATTTTGTCAAACTGGCGGAAGCGTACGGACACGTCGGAATTCGGGTTGAAAAACCTGCGGATATAGAAGGTGCACTGAAAGAAGCTATTGCTCTGAAAGACCGTCTAGTATTTATGGACTTCATTACCGACCGCACCCAAAATGTCTACCCAATGGTGGGTAACGGCAAAGGTCTGGATGAGATGGTGCTGCCACCACATATGGATAAAATCAAAGCTACAGCTGCCAACGAGCGCGAGCAGAATAGCCGGAGCGCATCATGA
- the ilvC gene encoding ketol-acid reductoisomerase: MQVYYDKDADLSLIKGKSVAIIGYGSQGHAHAANLKDSGVNVIVGLRKNGNSWHKAVNAGHDVREVAEATKAADVVMILTPDEFQPAVYINEIAPNLKDNATVAFAHGFNIHYNQIIPAKNLDVVMIAPKGPGHTVRSEFLKGGGVPSLIAVHQDATGRARDIALSYAAANGGTKGGVIQTTFKEETETDLFGEQAVLCGGLVELIKTGFETLVEAGYAPEMAYFECLHEMKLIVDLIYEGGIANMNYSISNNAEYGEYFTGPQVVNQHSRQAMREALKRIQNGDYAKSFIVEGATNYPSMTARRRQNAEHPIEIIGTQLRSMMPWIAKNKLVDQDKN; this comes from the coding sequence ATGCAAGTTTATTACGATAAAGACGCCGATCTTTCATTAATCAAAGGCAAAAGCGTAGCCATTATCGGCTATGGCTCACAAGGACATGCACACGCAGCCAACCTAAAAGATTCAGGCGTTAATGTAATCGTCGGCTTACGCAAAAATGGCAACTCTTGGCACAAAGCAGTTAATGCCGGCCATGATGTACGCGAAGTAGCCGAAGCTACTAAAGCCGCTGATGTAGTCATGATACTTACCCCTGATGAATTTCAGCCTGCCGTATACATCAACGAAATTGCCCCCAACCTCAAAGACAACGCTACCGTAGCCTTTGCCCACGGTTTCAACATTCATTACAACCAAATCATTCCAGCTAAAAATTTGGATGTGGTGATGATTGCTCCTAAAGGCCCAGGCCATACCGTACGCAGCGAATTCCTCAAAGGCGGCGGCGTACCTAGCTTGATTGCCGTACATCAGGATGCCACTGGCCGTGCCCGTGACATTGCATTGTCTTATGCTGCTGCCAACGGCGGCACCAAAGGCGGCGTAATTCAAACCACATTCAAAGAAGAAACCGAAACCGACCTCTTTGGCGAACAAGCCGTATTGTGCGGCGGTTTGGTTGAATTAATCAAAACCGGTTTTGAAACGCTGGTAGAAGCCGGCTACGCTCCAGAAATGGCCTACTTCGAATGTCTGCATGAAATGAAACTGATTGTAGACCTTATCTACGAAGGCGGAATTGCCAATATGAATTATTCCATTTCCAACAACGCAGAATACGGCGAATACTTTACCGGCCCACAAGTAGTTAATCAGCACTCCCGCCAAGCCATGCGTGAAGCATTAAAACGCATTCAGAATGGCGACTATGCTAAATCATTCATCGTCGAAGGTGCTACCAACTATCCTTCCATGACAGCCCGCCGCCGCCAAAATGCCGAGCACCCGATTGAAATTATTGGTACCCAATTACGCAGCATGATGCCATGGATTGCCAAAAACAAACTGGTTGATCAGGACAAAAACTAA
- a CDS encoding Arm DNA-binding domain-containing protein: MLTETKLKALKPKDKVYKISDRYGSYVTIAKSNLITFRFDYKINERRETLTIGKYSDISLGDAGEQLMNANKLLAQGVSPATESNA, translated from the coding sequence ATGTTGACTGAAACTAAATTGAAGGCATTAAAACCCAAGGATAAAGTCTATAAGATTTCAGATCGTTATGGTTCATATGTTACTATTGCTAAATCGAATTTAATCACATTTAGATTTGATTACAAAATTAATGAGCGACGAGAGACATTAACAATCGGTAAGTATAGCGATATATCATTAGGTGATGCCGGAGAACAATTAATGAATGCTAATAAATTATTAGCCCAAGGCGTTTCCCCAGCGACGGAAAGCAACGCATAA
- a CDS encoding chorismate mutase → MIIVMQRQATETQINSVISYIRERGLHEHISRGEERTIIGAVGDERVFEPRELEALAGVEKAMRILQDWRIISRETKAEDTVITVRGQQLGGNHQKLVASVTNTQLPENINIFIDPFFQAASPYTPPSQPQTNMQQQIASAHQAGKSVWLRIRDVRQLEPALQAEADIIYLGGELMSNRTLLNEVGCLNIPVVLCKDKHHQVDDWLIAAEHIALKGNHHLMLGEAGTLSLERNAPYRLDVEAIVKARKITHLPIVANISHLAHAYMDSTTLMQIAQAAGAHIIIY, encoded by the coding sequence ATGATTATAGTAATGCAGCGTCAGGCTACCGAAACACAGATTAACAGCGTCATCAGCTACATCCGTGAGCGCGGATTGCACGAGCATATTTCGCGCGGAGAAGAGCGCACTATTATTGGCGCAGTTGGTGACGAAAGAGTGTTTGAACCACGCGAACTGGAAGCACTAGCCGGAGTAGAAAAAGCCATGCGCATACTTCAGGATTGGCGCATCATCAGCCGCGAGACCAAAGCCGAAGACACCGTCATTACCGTACGCGGACAGCAGCTTGGCGGCAACCATCAGAAATTGGTAGCCAGCGTAACCAACACACAATTGCCAGAAAACATCAACATATTCATCGATCCCTTTTTTCAAGCGGCCTCACCCTATACCCCACCATCTCAACCGCAAACCAATATGCAGCAACAGATAGCCAGTGCCCATCAAGCAGGTAAATCAGTATGGCTACGCATCAGAGACGTGCGCCAGCTCGAACCAGCCTTACAAGCAGAGGCCGACATCATTTACCTGGGCGGCGAACTCATGTCTAACCGTACCCTGCTCAACGAAGTGGGATGCCTAAATATCCCTGTCGTATTGTGTAAAGACAAACATCATCAAGTCGATGACTGGCTTATAGCTGCTGAGCACATCGCCTTAAAAGGTAACCACCACCTTATGCTTGGAGAAGCAGGCACCCTCAGCCTTGAGCGCAATGCCCCTTACCGCCTTGACGTAGAAGCCATTGTTAAAGCCAGAAAAATTACCCATCTACCCATCGTTGCCAACATTTCACATCTCGCCCATGCCTATATGGACTCCACCACACTCATGCAGATAGCACAGGCGGCAGGAGCCCACATTATCATTTATTAA
- a CDS encoding MFS transporter, with the protein MTNTPASQSATATAKTQNSPTKVAIASLVGTAVEFYDFYIYGLAAALVLGDLFFPIQDKALTTMASFLTFGIAFIARPIGAALFGHFGDKVGRKTTLIASLLIMGISTTLIGILPTYQQAGFIAPLCLCVLRFCQGIGLGGEWGGAALLATENAPKGKRALFAMFPQIGPPIGFITASLIFILLSKHLNNDQMLAWGWRIPFLLSIVLVGLGMYVRMSIIESQAFRNMVARQNHVKVPLNDTVRKHYKQLILGSLAAMSCFTLFFLTTVFSLQYATTAHPWQSTSLFNKIEYLSILMGAIVFMAIGSPISAWLSDRIGRRPVFLIGGIITIIIGLFYGDLINNNSTIVAAVFLSFSLFIMGILWTPLAAFLPEIFPTNVRYTGAAISFSFGGILGGSLTPFLAASLVKEYGLQGSVYIGWFLIAACLLSIIAVLLLPETHRQEIEN; encoded by the coding sequence ATGACCAATACCCCCGCATCGCAGTCAGCTACTGCAACCGCAAAAACACAAAACTCGCCTACCAAAGTCGCTATCGCCAGCCTTGTAGGCACCGCCGTTGAGTTTTACGACTTCTATATCTACGGTCTGGCCGCCGCCTTGGTACTGGGTGACCTGTTTTTTCCAATTCAAGACAAAGCCCTCACAACTATGGCGTCCTTTCTGACTTTCGGCATCGCCTTTATTGCCCGCCCGATTGGTGCCGCATTATTTGGCCATTTTGGCGACAAAGTCGGACGTAAAACCACCCTTATCGCATCCCTACTTATCATGGGTATCAGTACCACCCTAATTGGTATTCTCCCCACATACCAGCAAGCTGGCTTTATCGCCCCATTATGCTTATGCGTCCTGCGCTTCTGTCAAGGCATCGGTCTTGGCGGTGAATGGGGCGGTGCCGCTTTATTGGCTACAGAAAATGCGCCTAAAGGCAAACGCGCCTTATTTGCCATGTTTCCGCAAATAGGGCCTCCTATCGGCTTCATTACAGCCAGTCTGATATTTATACTTCTGTCCAAGCATCTAAACAACGATCAAATGTTGGCATGGGGCTGGCGCATTCCATTCCTACTAAGCATCGTATTGGTTGGCCTCGGCATGTATGTCCGCATGTCTATTATTGAAAGCCAAGCATTCCGCAACATGGTTGCCAGGCAAAATCACGTCAAAGTGCCACTGAATGATACCGTTCGCAAACATTACAAACAGCTCATTCTTGGCTCCTTGGCTGCTATGTCGTGCTTCACCCTATTCTTCCTGACCACCGTATTTTCACTGCAATACGCCACCACCGCCCACCCATGGCAAAGTACGTCTTTATTTAACAAAATCGAATACCTATCCATCCTCATGGGGGCAATCGTATTCATGGCCATAGGGTCACCCATCTCTGCATGGCTGTCAGACAGAATCGGCCGTCGTCCCGTATTTCTGATAGGAGGCATCATCACCATCATAATCGGCCTCTTCTATGGCGATTTAATCAACAACAACAGCACCATAGTAGCAGCTGTATTCTTGTCTTTTTCCCTCTTTATCATGGGAATATTATGGACACCTCTGGCCGCGTTTCTGCCAGAAATTTTTCCAACCAACGTACGTTATACCGGAGCGGCCATCTCCTTTAGCTTCGGCGGCATACTGGGTGGGTCACTCACTCCTTTTCTCGCCGCATCACTTGTTAAAGAATACGGTTTACAAGGTAGCGTCTACATTGGCTGGTTTCTCATAGCCGCCTGCCTACTCAGCATCATTGCCGTACTATTACTGCCTGAAACCCATCGGCAAGAAATAGAAAACTGA